AGATACCTGCGCGCCAGCTTCTTGTCGCGCTCGACCTGCGCGCCCAGCGCGAAAGCCGCGGCCACGCGGCCCGCGAGGTTCGGGCTGACCGCCTCACCCGGCGCGTTCGCCGGGAAGACCGGGCGGTGCTTGACGTAGTACTCGGGATGACCCGGCTCGACCTGCCGCGCGTCGTCGGCCTCCGGCAGGCGCCAGACGTCGTGGTCACCGAGGAAGCCGAACTTCTCGCTCCCGGTGCCGATGCCGACCTGCGCGTAGAGCACCCCGCTCCGGGCGTCCCACATCTTGTCCAGCCACCGCAGCCCGAACCGGACCTCGTCGGCGAGCGCGCGGTCGTACCGCTCGCGCAGGGCGTAGCCCATCTCCGCCAGCGAATACGCGGAGTTGGAGGTGAACTTGACGTAGTCGCCGGCGTCGGCCCAGCCGCCTTCGACGTCGAGCGGACCGCCGATCGGCTTGAGCGGTGCCAGGATCTCGTCGCCGAAGTCGCCACCGAACTCGGGCGCGGCGTAGACGGTCGCCTGCCGGTCGGCCAGGTGCGCGGGCTTGCGGTCCAGTCGTCCGGGGATGACGTCGGCGCCATCGCGTTGAGCCTGGAAGAACTCGTTGTTCGCGCGGGCGAGCGGGGCGAAGAGCCCGCTGCCGATCCGGAACTCGGGTGAGGTCGCCTCGCCGAGCTTCAGCCGGTAGGTGCCCGGCTTCTTCACCGCGCTGAAGTCGAGCTGGTGCACGGCGGGATAGGTGGTGTTCCAGGAACCGGTGGCGGCCGGGGTCCTGCCGGTGTGCACGGTCCGGCCGCGGGCGTCGACCACGCGGAACGGGGTGCCCTGGGCGGGCGCCTTTCCCAGCAGGTAGCCGATCTTGGTCTCGGCGGGGCCGTACCCGATCTGGTCGACGCGCAGCTCGCCGGTGGCGGGCGCGGCGGTGGCCGGGGCGGCGGGCGACAGCAGCAGGACGGTGAGCAGCGCGAGCGCGGGTCGTCTCACGGTTTCCCCTTTTCCGGCGGCGGGAAATAGATAGGAAACTTTCTTAACTGTTCTCCAGCAGACTGAGAAGGTAGCGCCCACCAGCGCCGATCGTCAACGGCTCAGGAAGGTCCGGAGCACCTTGGTCACCTGGGTGATGTCCGAAACCGCGACGTGCTCCTGCTGGGTGTGCGCCAGCGCCGGGTCGCCCGGCCCGAAGTTGAC
The genomic region above belongs to Amycolatopsis sp. YIM 10 and contains:
- a CDS encoding glycoside hydrolase family 9 protein, whose protein sequence is MRRPALALLTVLLLSPAAPATAAPATGELRVDQIGYGPAETKIGYLLGKAPAQGTPFRVVDARGRTVHTGRTPAATGSWNTTYPAVHQLDFSAVKKPGTYRLKLGEATSPEFRIGSGLFAPLARANNEFFQAQRDGADVIPGRLDRKPAHLADRQATVYAAPEFGGDFGDEILAPLKPIGGPLDVEGGWADAGDYVKFTSNSAYSLAEMGYALRERYDRALADEVRFGLRWLDKMWDARSGVLYAQVGIGTGSEKFGFLGDHDVWRLPEADDARQVEPGHPEYYVKHRPVFPANAPGEAVSPNLAGRVAAAFALGAQVERDKKLARRYLDEAASIFAKAKTAGVGELVTAFPHSYYPESSWRDDLELGATQLALAGQRLGDRRAAEWTEQAVHWAREYIGGDERGTLNLYDTSALAHADLARLAPRVRGELVADLRRQLDEGVAGAQASPFRTAVDLTQFDAATKSFGFAATALLYRGITGDRAYDAFGTQQRDFTLGANAWGISLVVGAGSRYPNCPHHQVANLRGAPLRVAVGDGWANLAGSTEPGARILHGAVVNGPNGTANFDGLTPPDGATPCSKPLATFDTPDTRFFDDLSSWPSSEPAIDFTSTALLAFTLSP